The following proteins are co-located in the Salvelinus namaycush isolate Seneca chromosome 33, SaNama_1.0, whole genome shotgun sequence genome:
- the LOC120027677 gene encoding very-long-chain enoyl-CoA reductase — MVKVEVLDGRTRQQLCFLDKVEPHATIGEIKSLFHKSYQQLYPARQDLKLDPKGKSLRDDDVLQNLPVGTTATIYFKDLGPQVGWTMVFLAEYIGPLFIYLLFYFRAPYIYSQQDVFTSSPYSVVTLACACHTCHYIKRLIETIFVHRFSHGTMPLRTIVRNCVYYWAFSAWLAFYINHPLYTPPSYGDMQVNYALAIFVLCELGNFSIHVALNNLKAEGGPKCRKFPHPTKNPFTWLFFFVSCPNYTYEVGAWASFSVMTQCLPVALFTFLAFIQMTIWAKGKHKTYSREFKDYPHLRMPIIPLLL; from the exons ATGGTGAAG GtggaggttctggatggcaggaccAGGCAACAGCTTTGTTTTCTAGATAAG GTGGAGCCCCATGCTACAATAGGAGAAATCAAGAGTCTTTTTCACAAGTCAT atcAACAGTTGTATCCAGCCAGACAGGACCTCAAGCTCGACCCCA AAGGAAAATCACTGAGGGATGACGATGTATTACAAAATCTACCAGTTGGGACCACAGCAACCATATATTTTAAGGACCTGGGTCCACAGGTCGGGTGGACAATG GTGTTTTTAGCGGAGTACATTGGTCCTCTGTTTATCTACCTCCTGTTCTACTTCCGAGCTCCGTACATCTACTCACAGCAGGATGTGTTCACCTCCAGCCCCTACTCAGTGGTCAC aCTAGCCTGTGCCTGTCACACCTGCCACTACATCAAGAGGTTGATTGAGACTATCTTTGTGCACCGGTTCTCCCATGGTACCATGCCTCTCAGGACTATAGTCAGG AACTGTGTATATTACTGGGCCTTCTCGGCATGGTTGGCCTTCTACATCAACCATCCACTCTATACACCTCCAT CGTATGGGGATATGCAAGTGAACTATGCACTGGCCATATTTGTG CTCTGTGAGTTAGGGAATTTCTCCATTCACGTGGCCCTGAATAACCTCAAGGCAGAAGGTGGGCCCAAGTGCAGAAAGTTCCCTCACCCGACGAAGAACCCATTCACATGGCTGTTCTTCTTCGTGTCCTGCCCCAATTATACCTACGAG GTAGGAGCCTGGGCGAGTTTCTCTGTCATGACCCAGTGTCTACCAG TGGCCTTGTTCACCTTCTTAGCTTTCATCCAGATGACCATCTGGGCCAAAGGGAAGCATAAAACTTACTCCAGGGAGTTTAAGGACTACCCTCACCTGCGCATGCCAATCATCCCGCTCCTCCTCTGA